One Enterococcus silesiacus genomic window carries:
- a CDS encoding multidrug ABC transporter ATP-binding protein produces MNELKVNELTKTYGEKTLFDHISFHIHNKDRIGLIGTNGTGKTSLLNILAGKDSGDGDVSAIQQPNDYQIGYLSQDQVFDPDLTVVEAVFQGETPIIQAVKNYELALLALANDGLNDAVQKQYAQAEERMNKEDAWTADTDAKIILQKLGIETLHKKMGELSGGQKKRVSLAQVLIESPDLLLLDEPTNHLDYEAINWLESFLNGYRGAILMVTHDRYFLDRVTNRIFELSFGKLFEYKGNYEAYIIAKAERERVGVEQEEKRKQLYKQELEWMRAGVKARGTKQQARQDRFHDLKENLHQVNQKGQLEIDMATQRLGKKVLEIKEGNYQIEQKTILKEFDLLIQARDRVGITGKNGAGKSTLLNILAGRLSLDSGAYSIGETVHLAYYTQQNEAMDPNQRMISYLQEAAEQVQRSDGTNIGVAELLERFLFPRFMHGTIIGKLSGGEKRRLYLLKLLIGQPNVLLLDEPTNDLDIDTLTILEDYIQTFKGAVIAVSHDRYFLDKTMDKLLVFQGEGQITTYFGSMSEYLATSKEESKKIVKIDTKAAKEVEKKEKKKLTYMEQKEWATIEIDIGSLEERTAQLTEEMNHQGDDFTKLQELQAELSSLEQTLEEKMERWEYLSEFADN; encoded by the coding sequence ATGAACGAGTTAAAAGTAAACGAATTAACCAAAACATACGGAGAGAAGACACTATTTGATCACATTTCTTTCCATATTCACAATAAAGACCGAATTGGTTTGATTGGTACAAACGGAACTGGCAAAACTAGTTTGTTAAATATATTAGCGGGTAAAGATAGCGGAGACGGAGATGTCAGTGCTATTCAGCAACCAAATGATTATCAAATTGGTTACTTGTCACAAGATCAAGTTTTCGATCCTGATTTAACAGTTGTAGAAGCGGTGTTTCAAGGCGAGACGCCAATTATTCAAGCTGTAAAAAATTATGAATTGGCTTTATTGGCTTTGGCAAATGATGGTCTTAATGATGCAGTTCAAAAACAATATGCCCAGGCGGAAGAACGAATGAACAAAGAAGATGCTTGGACAGCCGATACAGATGCTAAAATTATTTTACAAAAACTTGGAATTGAAACGCTGCATAAAAAAATGGGTGAATTATCTGGTGGGCAAAAGAAAAGGGTCAGTTTAGCACAAGTTTTGATCGAATCACCAGATTTACTTTTACTGGATGAGCCAACCAATCATTTAGATTATGAAGCAATCAATTGGCTGGAAAGTTTTTTAAATGGTTATCGTGGCGCTATTTTAATGGTTACTCATGATCGTTATTTTTTGGATCGGGTAACGAATCGCATCTTTGAACTATCTTTTGGAAAATTATTTGAGTATAAAGGCAATTATGAAGCATATATCATCGCCAAAGCAGAGCGTGAGCGTGTTGGTGTCGAGCAAGAAGAAAAACGAAAACAACTATACAAGCAGGAACTAGAATGGATGCGTGCTGGCGTGAAAGCGCGAGGAACAAAGCAACAGGCACGGCAGGATCGTTTCCATGATCTGAAAGAAAACCTTCATCAAGTCAATCAAAAGGGCCAGTTAGAAATAGATATGGCCACACAAAGATTGGGTAAAAAAGTCTTGGAAATCAAAGAGGGAAATTACCAGATCGAACAAAAAACAATACTCAAGGAATTTGACTTGCTTATTCAAGCTAGAGATCGAGTGGGGATTACTGGGAAAAATGGTGCTGGTAAATCGACGTTATTAAATATTCTTGCTGGGCGTTTATCCTTAGATAGTGGAGCCTACTCAATTGGTGAAACCGTACATTTGGCTTATTATACACAGCAAAATGAGGCGATGGATCCTAACCAACGTATGATTTCTTATCTACAAGAAGCGGCAGAACAAGTACAGCGAAGCGACGGAACTAATATTGGTGTTGCTGAATTATTAGAACGTTTTTTATTCCCACGATTTATGCACGGCACAATTATCGGTAAACTTTCAGGTGGAGAAAAACGTCGCTTGTATTTGTTAAAACTATTAATTGGCCAGCCAAATGTGTTATTATTGGACGAACCGACAAATGATTTGGATATCGACACTTTAACAATTTTAGAGGACTATATCCAAACATTTAAAGGTGCCGTAATAGCAGTCTCCCATGATCGTTATTTTCTAGATAAAACGATGGATAAATTACTAGTTTTCCAAGGCGAAGGTCAAATCACTACTTACTTTGGATCGATGAGTGAATATCTGGCAACAAGTAAAGAAGAGTCAAAAAAAATAGTTAAAATTGATACAAAAGCAGCTAAAGAAGTTGAAAAGAAAGAAAAAAAGAAATTGACTTACATGGAACAAAAAGAATGGGCTACAATCGAAATAGATATTGGTTCTCTAGAAGAACGAACTGCTCAACTGACAGAAGAAATGAATCACCAAGGTGATGATTTTACGAAGCTTCAGGAACTGCAAGCAGAATTGTCATCACTAGAACAGACACTTGAAGAAAAAATGGAACGTTGGGAATATTTAAGTGAATTTGCAGATAATTAG
- a CDS encoding thymidylate synthase, whose product MEEAYLALGRKILEEGHLKEDRTGTGTRSIFGHQMRFDLSKGFPLLTTKRVPFGLIKSELLWFLNGDTNIRYLLEHNNHIWDEWAFERYIKSDDYHGPDMTDFGHRVLTDDTFKEMYQKEHKEFCDKILTDDVFAAKYGELGNIYGAQWRHWETKNGQFIDQLKNVIEMIKKTPDSRRLIVSAWNPEDIPSMALPPCHTMFQFYVNDGKLSCQLYQRSGDVFLGVPFNIASYALLTHLIAHETGLEVGDFVHTLGDAHLYTNHIDQMNEQLSREIRSFPTLKLNQNKKSVFDFEMEDIAIEGYEPHPAIKAPIAV is encoded by the coding sequence ATGGAAGAGGCATACTTAGCATTAGGTCGTAAAATTTTAGAAGAAGGTCACTTAAAAGAAGACCGGACTGGGACAGGGACACGGAGTATTTTTGGTCATCAAATGCGCTTTGATTTATCAAAAGGTTTCCCTTTACTCACTACTAAAAGAGTGCCGTTTGGCTTGATCAAAAGCGAGTTGCTGTGGTTTTTAAACGGTGACACAAATATTCGTTATCTCCTAGAGCATAATAATCATATTTGGGATGAATGGGCGTTTGAGCGTTATATTAAAAGTGATGATTATCACGGACCGGATATGACGGATTTTGGTCACCGAGTGTTGACTGATGATACTTTTAAAGAGATGTATCAAAAAGAGCACAAAGAATTTTGTGATAAAATCTTAACAGATGATGTTTTTGCTGCTAAGTATGGAGAACTGGGCAATATCTATGGCGCCCAGTGGCGTCATTGGGAAACGAAAAATGGACAGTTTATTGACCAGCTGAAAAATGTTATTGAAATGATCAAAAAAACACCTGATTCAAGACGTCTGATTGTGTCAGCGTGGAATCCAGAAGACATTCCGTCAATGGCTTTACCACCTTGTCATACAATGTTTCAATTTTATGTAAATGATGGAAAGTTGAGCTGTCAGTTGTACCAACGCAGTGGTGATGTTTTTCTTGGTGTACCATTTAACATTGCCAGTTATGCGTTATTGACCCATTTAATTGCCCATGAAACTGGTTTAGAAGTGGGGGATTTTGTGCATACTTTAGGGGATGCTCATTTGTATACGAATCATATTGATCAAATGAACGAACAACTTTCTAGAGAAATCCGCTCGTTTCCTACACTGAAATTAAATCAAAATAAAAAATCAGTGTTTGATTTTGAAATGGAAGATATTGCTATTGAAGGATATGAGCCGCATCCGGCAATCAAGGCGCCAATCGCCGTTTAA
- a CDS encoding dihydrofolate reductase encodes MLAAIWAQDEQGTIGKENRLPWHLPNDLKFFKQMTEDNTIVMGRKTFEGMGSRPLPNRQTIVMTKDKGYQAEGVNVAHTVAEVLDYAKTFSGITFIAGGSAIYKDFLPYCDVLYRTVLHHTFDGDTKFPDVSWENWTLINLSEGVQDEENTYAYQFETYQRKVATE; translated from the coding sequence ATGTTAGCAGCTATATGGGCTCAGGATGAGCAAGGGACAATAGGCAAAGAAAATCGGCTACCTTGGCATCTGCCGAATGACTTGAAATTTTTTAAACAAATGACTGAAGATAACACAATCGTTATGGGGAGAAAAACCTTTGAGGGCATGGGAAGTCGTCCGCTACCTAACCGACAAACAATCGTTATGACTAAAGACAAAGGGTATCAGGCTGAAGGAGTCAATGTAGCGCATACTGTAGCTGAGGTACTTGATTATGCAAAAACTTTTTCTGGGATTACTTTTATTGCAGGTGGTTCAGCTATATATAAGGACTTTCTACCTTATTGTGATGTTTTGTATCGGACTGTTCTCCATCACACTTTTGATGGAGATACAAAATTTCCAGATGTTTCTTGGGAGAATTGGACATTGATCAATTTGAGTGAAGGGGTCCAGGACGAAGAAAATACCTATGCTTATCAATTTGAAACATACCAACGTAAAGTAGCAACAGAATAA
- a CDS encoding LexA family transcriptional regulator, whose protein sequence is MVKRTDTRQIEVLKYIYEQVELKGYPPTVREIGKAVDLSSTSTVHGHLARLEKKGLILRDPTKPRAIELTADGLERIGVKPSVIPMLGVVTAGEPILAVEEASDFFPLPPDLVAEENALFMLTIRGESMINAGILDGDQVIVRKQSAASNGDIVIAMTDEDEATCKRFFKETDHIRLQPENDALDPIILNNVSILGKVVGLYRNHI, encoded by the coding sequence GTGGTGAAACGTACAGACACAAGGCAAATCGAAGTATTAAAATATATATATGAGCAAGTCGAGCTTAAAGGCTATCCACCGACTGTACGGGAGATTGGAAAAGCAGTAGATCTTTCTTCAACCTCTACTGTTCACGGACATTTAGCTCGTTTAGAAAAAAAGGGCTTGATTTTACGCGACCCTACAAAGCCAAGAGCGATTGAGTTGACAGCTGATGGTTTGGAAAGGATCGGTGTCAAACCATCAGTCATTCCAATGCTTGGTGTTGTTACCGCTGGTGAACCTATCTTAGCTGTAGAAGAAGCCTCTGACTTTTTCCCTCTCCCTCCTGATCTAGTAGCAGAAGAAAATGCTTTATTCATGCTAACTATTAGAGGAGAAAGTATGATCAATGCAGGAATATTAGATGGCGATCAAGTCATTGTACGTAAACAAAGTGCTGCTTCTAATGGTGATATCGTTATTGCGATGACCGATGAAGACGAAGCGACTTGCAAGCGATTCTTTAAAGAGACAGATCATATTCGTTTACAACCAGAAAATGATGCATTAGATCCAATTATTTTAAATAACGTGAGTATTTTGGGAAAAGTTGTTGGATTATACCGCAATCATATTTAG